Proteins encoded by one window of Drosophila melanogaster chromosome X:
- the sd gene encoding scalloped, isoform U, with protein sequence MDCDYSKFLYKIGPGTIPSPWTPVNAGPPGALGSADTNGSMVDSKNLDVGDMSDDEKDLSSADAEGVWSPDIEQSFQEALSIYPPCGRRKIILSDEGKMYGRNELIARYIKLRTGKTRTRKQVSSHIQVLARRKLREIQAKIKVQFWQPGLQPSTSQDIKPFPQPPYPAGKTSTAVSGDETGIPPSQLPWEGRAIATHKFRLLEFTAFMEIQRDEIYHRHLFVQLGGKPSFSDPLLETVDIRQIFDKFPEKSGGLKDLYEKGPQNAFYLVKCWADLNTDLTTGSETGDFYGVTSQYESNENVVLVCSTIVCSFGKQVVEKVESEYSRLENNRYVYRIQRSPMCEYMINFIQKLKNLPERYMMNSVLENFTILQVMRARETQETLLCIAYVFEVAAQNSGTTHHIYRLIKE encoded by the exons ATGGATTGTGATTACTCGAAGTTTCTGTACAAAA TTGGACCCGGCACCATACCATCACCGTGGACACCAGTGAATGCCGGTCCTCCAGGCGCACTTGGATCGGCAGACACAAATGGCAGCATGGTGGATAGCAAAAACCTGGATGTCGGTGATATGAGCGAT GACGAAAAGGACTTGTCATCCGCTGATGCCGAAGGTGTATGGAGTCCAGATATCGAGCAGAGCTTTCAAGAGGCTTTATCTATATATCCGCCGTGCGGACGTAGAAAAATCATTTTATCCGACGAGGGTAAAATGTACG GTCGCAACGAGCTAATCGCACGATATATAAAACTGCGCACAGGCAAAACGAGAACCAGGAAGCAAGTCAGTTCGCACATCCAAGTGCTGGCTCGCCGTAAACTCCGCGAGATCCAGGCGAAAATCAAAGTG CAATTCTGGCAACCTGGACTACAGCCAAGCACGTCCCAAGA CATCAAGCCCTTCCCCCAGCCGCCGTATCCAGCTGGCAAAACGTCGACTGCGGTTTCCGGGGACGAAACTGGAATTCCGCCCTCACAATTGCCCTGGGAAGGACGAGCCATTGCCACGCACAAATTCCGCTTACTCGAGTTTACGGCGTTCATGGAAATCCAGAGAGATGAAATT TATCACCGGCATCTATTCGTTCAACTTGGCGGCAAGCCATCCTTTTCCGATCCATTGCTTGAG ACTGTTGATATACGGCAAATATTCGACAAGTTTCCGGAGAAATCTGGGGGACTTAAAGATCTCTACGAAAAGGGTCCACAGAATGCGTTTTACCTAGTTAAATGCTGGGCGGACCTGAATACCGATCTAACAACCGGCAGCGAAACGGGTGATTTCTATGGCGTAACCAGCCA ATACGAAAGCAACGAGAATGTCGTGCTCGTGTGCTCCACAATCGTTTGCTCCTTTGGCAAGCAAGTGGTGGAGAAGGTGGAAAGCGAGTACTCTCGACTGGAGAACAATCGCTACGTCTATCGCATTCAACGCTCCCCCATGTGCGAGTACATGATCAACTTTATTCAGAAGCTGAAGAACCTACCGGAACGCTATATGATGAACAGTGTGCTGGAAAACTTTACAATATTGCAA
- the CG8509 gene encoding uncharacterized protein, whose translation MSNKLGYDVTDPTVQLLRASAFMQNGPVKQVRSLEDLDRWVRSQAYYDIIAYISNTSKAIQGHRLTQTFPVTEQMRRLSEIFDGLDHLIVEHTPKIEDSYLALPFGQVRSKAYRTWMREMYQHVFSKLDEAINVNCKHINELGQYLRRSFGNGNTLDFGPANELMFLFFLCGLFRAGILLAKDTVAAALMLFNRYVNVVRRLISTYGLTIAKDPACTIEDYYFLPYLWGAAQLSVDSPFSPMQCEQGKIMDNYRQDFMMLEIIDHLQKTRSGPLSRVALQLWSILSIPTWPQVYRGLERNYIDHVLSSFGTVEQAIFCELMSFEAVVPIMPLQRAHLGTHLIVDEKENEDELEQKYGENRWSLSPPVSRYVSMEPESFLGFQASKTHNKSKESEDERLWMMRQLVDENDPNSDMFFPDREVKGRDSLTSFAN comes from the coding sequence ATGAGCAACAAACTGGGCTATGATGTGACCGATCCCACTGTCCAATTGCTCCGGGCATCGGCGTTCATGCAAAATGGGCCAGTGAAGCAGGTTCGCAGCCTGGAGGATCTGGACCGCTGGGTTCGCTCGCAGGCATATTACGATATCATTGCGTACatcagcaacaccagcaaggCCATCCAGGGTCATCGTTTGACGCAGACCTTTCCGGTCACGGAGCAGATGCGTCGATTGAGCGAGATATTCGATGGACTGGATCACCTGATTGTCGAGCATACACCGAAAATTGAGGACTCGTATCTGGCGTTACCGTTCGGCCAGGTTAGAAGCAAGGCCTATCGCACTTGGATGCGAGAGATGTACCAGCATGTGTTTAGCAAACTGGACGAGGCCATCAATGTGAACTGCAAGCACATCAACGAACTGGGACAATACCTTCGACGATCGTTTGGTAATGGGAACACCCTGGATTTTGGTCCAGCCAACGAGTTGATGTTCCTTTTCTTTCTCTGCGGCCTATTTCGCGCCGGTATCCTGTTGGCCAAGGATACGGTGGCCGCTGCACTGATGCTCTTCAATCGCTATGTGAATGTGGTTAGGCGCCTGATAAGCACCTATGGACTGACCATTGCCAAGGATCCGGCGTGCACCATCGAAGACTACTACTTTTTGCCGTATCTATGGGGTGCGGCCCAGTTATCGGTGGATTCTCCCTTCTCGCCGATGCAGTGTGAGCAGGGGAAGATAATGGATAATTATAGGCAGGACTTCATGATGCTGGAAATCATTGACCACCTGCAGAAGACCCGCAGCGGTCCATTGAGTCGCGTGGCCCTGCAGCTGTGGAGCATCCTATCGATACCCACGTGGCCGCAGGTCTACAGGGGATTGGAGCGCAACTACATCGACCATGTGCTCTCCTCGTTCGGAACCGTGGAGCAAGCCATCTTCTGCGAACTGATGTCCTTTGAGGCGGTTGTACCGATCATGCCTCTGCAACGGGCACACTTGGGCACCCACTTAATAGTGGATGAGAAGGAGAACGAGGATGAGCTCGAGCAGAAATATGGGGAAAATCGATGGTCGCTATCGCCACCGGTCAGCAGATATGTCAGCATGGAACCGGAATCCTTTCTCGGCTTCCAGGCATCCAAGACTCATAACAAATCGAAGGAGAGCGAGGATGAGCGGCTCTGGATGATGCGACAGCTGGTCGATGAGAACGATCCAAACTCCGACATGTTTTTTCCGGATCGCGAAGTTAAAGGACGTGATTCGCTCACTTCGTTCGCCAACTAA
- the sd gene encoding scalloped, isoform K, protein MKNITSSSTCSTGLLQLQNNLSCSELEVAEKTEQQAVGPGTIPSPWTPVNAGPPGALGSADTNGSMVDSKNLDVGDMSDDEKDLSSADAEGVWSPDIEQSFQEALSIYPPCGRRKIILSDEGKMYGRNELIARYIKLRTGKTRTRKQVSSHIQVLARRKLREIQAKIKVQFWQPGLQPSTSQDFYDYSIKPFPQPPYPAGKTSTAVSGDETGIPPSQLPWEGRAIATHKFRLLEFTAFMEIQRDEIYHRHLFVQLGGKPSFSDPLLETVDIRQIFDKFPEKSGGLKDLYEKGPQNAFYLVKCWADLNTDLTTGSETGDFYGVTSQYESNENVVLVCSTIVCSFGKQVVEKVESEYSRLENNRYVYRIQRSPMCEYMINFIQKLKNLPERYMMNSVLENFTILQVMRARETQETLLCIAYVFEVAAQNSGTTHHIYRLIKE, encoded by the exons ATGAAAAACATCACCAGCTCGAGCACTTGCAGCACTGGGCTGCTGCAATTGCAGAACAACCTGAGCTGCAGCGAGTTGGAAGTTGCCGAGAAGACAGAACAACAGGCAG TTGGACCCGGCACCATACCATCACCGTGGACACCAGTGAATGCCGGTCCTCCAGGCGCACTTGGATCGGCAGACACAAATGGCAGCATGGTGGATAGCAAAAACCTGGATGTCGGTGATATGAGCGAT GACGAAAAGGACTTGTCATCCGCTGATGCCGAAGGTGTATGGAGTCCAGATATCGAGCAGAGCTTTCAAGAGGCTTTATCTATATATCCGCCGTGCGGACGTAGAAAAATCATTTTATCCGACGAGGGTAAAATGTACG GTCGCAACGAGCTAATCGCACGATATATAAAACTGCGCACAGGCAAAACGAGAACCAGGAAGCAAGTCAGTTCGCACATCCAAGTGCTGGCTCGCCGTAAACTCCGCGAGATCCAGGCGAAAATCAAAGTG CAATTCTGGCAACCTGGACTACAGCCAAGCACGTCCCAAGA TTTCTATGATTACAGCATCAAGCCCTTCCCCCAGCCGCCGTATCCAGCTGGCAAAACGTCGACTGCGGTTTCCGGGGACGAAACTGGAATTCCGCCCTCACAATTGCCCTGGGAAGGACGAGCCATTGCCACGCACAAATTCCGCTTACTCGAGTTTACGGCGTTCATGGAAATCCAGAGAGATGAAATT TATCACCGGCATCTATTCGTTCAACTTGGCGGCAAGCCATCCTTTTCCGATCCATTGCTTGAG ACTGTTGATATACGGCAAATATTCGACAAGTTTCCGGAGAAATCTGGGGGACTTAAAGATCTCTACGAAAAGGGTCCACAGAATGCGTTTTACCTAGTTAAATGCTGGGCGGACCTGAATACCGATCTAACAACCGGCAGCGAAACGGGTGATTTCTATGGCGTAACCAGCCA ATACGAAAGCAACGAGAATGTCGTGCTCGTGTGCTCCACAATCGTTTGCTCCTTTGGCAAGCAAGTGGTGGAGAAGGTGGAAAGCGAGTACTCTCGACTGGAGAACAATCGCTACGTCTATCGCATTCAACGCTCCCCCATGTGCGAGTACATGATCAACTTTATTCAGAAGCTGAAGAACCTACCGGAACGCTATATGATGAACAGTGTGCTGGAAAACTTTACAATATTGCAA
- the sd gene encoding scalloped, isoform M: MKNITSSSTCSTGLLQLQNNLSCSELEVAEKTEQQAVGPGTIPSPWTPVNAGPPGALGSADTNGSMVDSKNLDVGDMSDDEKDLSSADAEGVWSPDIEQSFQEALSIYPPCGRRKIILSDEGKMYGRNELIARYIKLRTGKTRTRKQVSSHIQVLARRKLREIQAKIKVQFWQPGLQPSTSQDIKPFPQPPYPAGKTSTAVSGDETGIPPSQLPWEGRAIATHKFRLLEFTAFMEIQRDEIYHRHLFVQLGGKPSFSDPLLETVDIRQIFDKFPEKSGGLKDLYEKGPQNAFYLVKCWADLNTDLTTGSETGDFYGVTSQYESNENVVLVCSTIVCSFGKQVVEKVESEYSRLENNRYVYRIQRSPMCEYMINFIQKLKNLPERYMMNSVLENFTILQVMRARETQETLLCIAYVFEVAAQNSGTTHHIYRLIKE; the protein is encoded by the exons ATGAAAAACATCACCAGCTCGAGCACTTGCAGCACTGGGCTGCTGCAATTGCAGAACAACCTGAGCTGCAGCGAGTTGGAAGTTGCCGAGAAGACAGAACAACAGGCAG TTGGACCCGGCACCATACCATCACCGTGGACACCAGTGAATGCCGGTCCTCCAGGCGCACTTGGATCGGCAGACACAAATGGCAGCATGGTGGATAGCAAAAACCTGGATGTCGGTGATATGAGCGAT GACGAAAAGGACTTGTCATCCGCTGATGCCGAAGGTGTATGGAGTCCAGATATCGAGCAGAGCTTTCAAGAGGCTTTATCTATATATCCGCCGTGCGGACGTAGAAAAATCATTTTATCCGACGAGGGTAAAATGTACG GTCGCAACGAGCTAATCGCACGATATATAAAACTGCGCACAGGCAAAACGAGAACCAGGAAGCAAGTCAGTTCGCACATCCAAGTGCTGGCTCGCCGTAAACTCCGCGAGATCCAGGCGAAAATCAAAGTG CAATTCTGGCAACCTGGACTACAGCCAAGCACGTCCCAAGA CATCAAGCCCTTCCCCCAGCCGCCGTATCCAGCTGGCAAAACGTCGACTGCGGTTTCCGGGGACGAAACTGGAATTCCGCCCTCACAATTGCCCTGGGAAGGACGAGCCATTGCCACGCACAAATTCCGCTTACTCGAGTTTACGGCGTTCATGGAAATCCAGAGAGATGAAATT TATCACCGGCATCTATTCGTTCAACTTGGCGGCAAGCCATCCTTTTCCGATCCATTGCTTGAG ACTGTTGATATACGGCAAATATTCGACAAGTTTCCGGAGAAATCTGGGGGACTTAAAGATCTCTACGAAAAGGGTCCACAGAATGCGTTTTACCTAGTTAAATGCTGGGCGGACCTGAATACCGATCTAACAACCGGCAGCGAAACGGGTGATTTCTATGGCGTAACCAGCCA ATACGAAAGCAACGAGAATGTCGTGCTCGTGTGCTCCACAATCGTTTGCTCCTTTGGCAAGCAAGTGGTGGAGAAGGTGGAAAGCGAGTACTCTCGACTGGAGAACAATCGCTACGTCTATCGCATTCAACGCTCCCCCATGTGCGAGTACATGATCAACTTTATTCAGAAGCTGAAGAACCTACCGGAACGCTATATGATGAACAGTGTGCTGGAAAACTTTACAATATTGCAA
- the sd gene encoding scalloped, isoform T codes for MVDSKNLDVGDMSDDEKDLSSADAEGVWSPDIEQSFQEALSIYPPCGRRKIILSDEGKMYGRNELIARYIKLRTGKTRTRKQVSSHIQVLARRKLREIQAKIKVQFWQPGLQPSTSQDFYDYSIKPFPQPPYPAGKTSTAVSGDETGIPPSQLPWEGRAIATHKFRLLEFTAFMEIQRDEIYHRHLFVQLGGKPSFSDPLLETVDIRQIFDKFPEKSGGLKDLYEKGPQNAFYLVKCWADLNTDLTTGSETGDFYGVTSQYESNENVVLVCSTIVCSFGKQVVEKVESEYSRLENNRYVYRIQRSPMCEYMINFIQKLKNLPERYMMNSVLENFTILQVMRARETQETLLCIAYVFEVAAQNSGTTHHIYRLIKE; via the exons ATGGTGGATAGCAAAAACCTGGATGTCGGTGATATGAGCGAT GACGAAAAGGACTTGTCATCCGCTGATGCCGAAGGTGTATGGAGTCCAGATATCGAGCAGAGCTTTCAAGAGGCTTTATCTATATATCCGCCGTGCGGACGTAGAAAAATCATTTTATCCGACGAGGGTAAAATGTACG GTCGCAACGAGCTAATCGCACGATATATAAAACTGCGCACAGGCAAAACGAGAACCAGGAAGCAAGTCAGTTCGCACATCCAAGTGCTGGCTCGCCGTAAACTCCGCGAGATCCAGGCGAAAATCAAAGTG CAATTCTGGCAACCTGGACTACAGCCAAGCACGTCCCAAGA TTTCTATGATTACAGCATCAAGCCCTTCCCCCAGCCGCCGTATCCAGCTGGCAAAACGTCGACTGCGGTTTCCGGGGACGAAACTGGAATTCCGCCCTCACAATTGCCCTGGGAAGGACGAGCCATTGCCACGCACAAATTCCGCTTACTCGAGTTTACGGCGTTCATGGAAATCCAGAGAGATGAAATT TATCACCGGCATCTATTCGTTCAACTTGGCGGCAAGCCATCCTTTTCCGATCCATTGCTTGAG ACTGTTGATATACGGCAAATATTCGACAAGTTTCCGGAGAAATCTGGGGGACTTAAAGATCTCTACGAAAAGGGTCCACAGAATGCGTTTTACCTAGTTAAATGCTGGGCGGACCTGAATACCGATCTAACAACCGGCAGCGAAACGGGTGATTTCTATGGCGTAACCAGCCA ATACGAAAGCAACGAGAATGTCGTGCTCGTGTGCTCCACAATCGTTTGCTCCTTTGGCAAGCAAGTGGTGGAGAAGGTGGAAAGCGAGTACTCTCGACTGGAGAACAATCGCTACGTCTATCGCATTCAACGCTCCCCCATGTGCGAGTACATGATCAACTTTATTCAGAAGCTGAAGAACCTACCGGAACGCTATATGATGAACAGTGTGCTGGAAAACTTTACAATATTGCAA
- the sd gene encoding scalloped, isoform Q translates to MVDSKNLDVGDMSDDEKDLSSADAEGVWSPDIEQSFQEALSIYPPCGRRKIILSDEGKMYGRNELIARYIKLRTGKTRTRKQVSSHIQVLARRKLREIQAKIKVETNGVSLHLLNEKEQALQVMSTMTSSQIVSAQAANNLALAATALSAAGGGGGGVHHTTRHLNLSLPPPPTHHRHSSAAAAAAAAAGVAAAAAAAAAAAAIGGNVPSAALVPGPAVMPPTTSTSSSSASPRQQQQQQIQQQQQQHHYHHPAHAHHHHHHHHHSHPNLTHLPHSHMHPHHHQHAAAVAAVYHLQQQQQQQQQQLQQQQQQQQQQQRANHTDNDPVALGTGGTSEAPPAPPAPPPPPPPLHHPPLYSGQFWQPGLQPSTSQDIKPFPQPPYPAGKTSTAVSGDETGIPPSQLPWEGRAIATHKFRLLEFTAFMEIQRDEIYHRHLFVQLGGKPSFSDPLLETVDIRQIFDKFPEKSGGLKDLYEKGPQNAFYLVKCWADLNTDLTTGSETGDFYGVTSQYESNENVVLVCSTIVCSFGKQVVEKVESEYSRLENNRYVYRIQRSPMCEYMINFIQKLKNLPERYMMNSVLENFTILQVMRARETQETLLCIAYVFEVAAQNSGTTHHIYRLIKE, encoded by the exons ATGGTGGATAGCAAAAACCTGGATGTCGGTGATATGAGCGAT GACGAAAAGGACTTGTCATCCGCTGATGCCGAAGGTGTATGGAGTCCAGATATCGAGCAGAGCTTTCAAGAGGCTTTATCTATATATCCGCCGTGCGGACGTAGAAAAATCATTTTATCCGACGAGGGTAAAATGTACG GTCGCAACGAGCTAATCGCACGATATATAAAACTGCGCACAGGCAAAACGAGAACCAGGAAGCAAGTCAGTTCGCACATCCAAGTGCTGGCTCGCCGTAAACTCCGCGAGATCCAGGCGAAAATCAAAGTG GAAACCAATGGTGTGTCTTTGCATTTATTAAATGAGAAAGAACAAGCGTTGCAGGTCATGAGCACAATGACCAGTTCGCAAATCGTGTCCGCCCAAGCGGCCAACAATCTGGCATTGGCTGCCACGGCATTATCGGCAgcaggtggtggtggtggcggcgtCCACCACACCACAAGGCATCTCAATCTCAGTCTCCCACCACCCCCCACCCACCATAGACACTCgtcggcggcagcggcagcagctgctgcagcaggcgtagcagccgcagcagcagccgcagcagcagcagcagcaataggCGGCAATGTCCCTTCAGCCGCGTTGGTCCCCGGACCGGCGGTTATGCCGCCTACCACGTCGACGTCGTCGTCCTCTGCATCAccacgacagcaacaacagcaacagatacagcagcagcaacaacagcaccactaccaccacccagcccacgcccaccaccaccaccaccaccatcaccattcCCATCCCAATTTGACGCACCTACCGCATAGTCATATGCATCCACACCATCACCAGCATGCGGCAGCCGTTGCAGCGGTATACCAtctacagcagcaacagcagcagcaacagcagcaactgcagcaacagcagcagcagcagcagcaacagcagcgggcAAACCATACGGACAACGATCCAGTGGCTCTGGGTACTGGCGGAACTAGTGAGGCGCCGCCAGCACCACCAgcgccaccacctcctccgccgccgctgcACCATCCGCCGTTGTATTCTGGC CAATTCTGGCAACCTGGACTACAGCCAAGCACGTCCCAAGA CATCAAGCCCTTCCCCCAGCCGCCGTATCCAGCTGGCAAAACGTCGACTGCGGTTTCCGGGGACGAAACTGGAATTCCGCCCTCACAATTGCCCTGGGAAGGACGAGCCATTGCCACGCACAAATTCCGCTTACTCGAGTTTACGGCGTTCATGGAAATCCAGAGAGATGAAATT TATCACCGGCATCTATTCGTTCAACTTGGCGGCAAGCCATCCTTTTCCGATCCATTGCTTGAG ACTGTTGATATACGGCAAATATTCGACAAGTTTCCGGAGAAATCTGGGGGACTTAAAGATCTCTACGAAAAGGGTCCACAGAATGCGTTTTACCTAGTTAAATGCTGGGCGGACCTGAATACCGATCTAACAACCGGCAGCGAAACGGGTGATTTCTATGGCGTAACCAGCCA ATACGAAAGCAACGAGAATGTCGTGCTCGTGTGCTCCACAATCGTTTGCTCCTTTGGCAAGCAAGTGGTGGAGAAGGTGGAAAGCGAGTACTCTCGACTGGAGAACAATCGCTACGTCTATCGCATTCAACGCTCCCCCATGTGCGAGTACATGATCAACTTTATTCAGAAGCTGAAGAACCTACCGGAACGCTATATGATGAACAGTGTGCTGGAAAACTTTACAATATTGCAA